taatataatgtaaagaataaattaaattgttaattataaagcattatatatttattataataaaaaaaaagtatatatatacagttacagtttttaatataaaatttgtaaatttattgttTTAAGAGGCAGGATctgtttcattattttattgtgGGCTTCCCTCTTattgttaattttaaataaatattattttgtcgcAGCTTTTTTAGTCTGTTTTCTGTAATAACGATCGAAATTTGTAATAagctatttaaaaataaagaaattaatacatattatttaaaatcattttactTTATACCAGAGAATTTCCTCTCTGTATATACTTACTTCCCAAAATTTTCACCATCTTCAATAGTTTCTGGTAATTCACAGTTCATTGTTTCTGGTAGTAGAAAACATAATAAAGCACCAAGTAATGGTCCAGTTCCAAATATTAATGGTGGTAACCATGGTGCAACTTTTCCctaaatatacatacaattcAATAAAGCGTTATTATACTACAGTCATAAAATACATATGGATTAAgcatataatatgaaaaaaaaatattaccaTTGTTGCAATATATGGAGCAATCATACTCCCAACCCTTGCACAAACACTTCCTAAACCAACACCAACATTTCTAATTACAGTTGGAAATACCTCACTGCTATACAGATATATTGTTGGAAAACTAAGTGACATTCCTGCAAGACCTAATGTAGCCAAAAGTACTGTGAAATTTGAATTTGATATCACAGCTAGTAATAGCAAACTTGCAGCAGATAGAAGATTTCCACTTATTAGAATTCTTAAACGTGATACAcgtgatattaaaaataaaactacTATAGTTCCAGGCAGTTCAACAGCAGCTGAAAATATtatatcaaattttaaatatgtatctttgTTGAATGAAAATAGGTATTATATAGACTTACCTGATACAGCAACATTTACAAAAATGTTACCATCAATATAACCCATATACTGTGCTAATCCAAAAAAGCAAGTACCACACACAAACCAATTAAAACATACACAAATAGTTTTTAATCTTAAATTGGGAGTTCTAAACAAgtgtgttatattatatttttctttgctTTGCTTATGACGAAGTCCAATATTGCTTTCATATGTTTCAATTGCTATTTTAACATTTTCTATTGGTATTTTATTTCTGCCAGCTGCTTTGACTAGAATTTGTTCTGCTTTCGATAGCTTGCCAACAGCAAGTAACCACCTTGGTGATTCAGGTATAATCCtacaatatataaaaatgtgTTTAAACTCTACTCCAACTTAATGACACataaatgtttaatattaataatgttcCTAAATTAATATCGTTAGTGTTCAATGATTAATATTACGTACcaataatatgataataagaAAAGGGATGGTATGGAAACTGCCATTTGAAAACCATCCCACGTATGtgttaaatatgaaattaaaggaTTCATTAGGTGACCCAGTAAGAATGGCACATGGAAAAGGACTGACATAATTGAACGCCATTCTATTCCTACAATCTCCAtaactataatttattacgtattaaattatattctttcATAAATCTATATATTATGTTACTTATATAATTTATCAGTTATACTTACGTAAAACAAAACTAACAAGCATAGTACCACCTGTAGCTACAgcagaaataaatttaaatatcacAAATAATTCAAACCATGGAACAAATGCACTTATAAATCCAGTTAACGATTGTAATCCTATGGCAATCATCAAAGGCTTTTTTCTACCAATTCTGAAAAAGGAACaaagattatttttattatttatactttttattacatcgtAATAATATTTAGCATACCGATCGGCCATTATACTGAATACTAAGTTACCAATAAGAACTCCAAACATTATACAAGATTGTACAAAATTTGCTAATTGTTCTCTATCACAGACCAAGTCCCACTGAAAATAATTATGTGCAGTAATTTGTAAACTCATTTCTTGGAAGTAcgataataaattgaaaattcaaTTTACTTGAGTTATTATACTCTCTTTAAATGTGCGCCTATCATATTTAAAACTTGTACACTTCTCCATTGTACCATTCCCTACATCTATATAACATTTCATTATTGTAGATACATTAGTGGCTGAGATTGGAGCAGCACATGTAAAATTAGTTGGAGGTGCAAGAAATACAATGGAAAGTTGATGCCAAGCAACCGGAAATTTTACGAGAGACAATGCCACAGCAATAACAATGTGCCATGGGCCCATCACACCCATAGCATTTTGTATAACATCTAATGGTGCATGTTCTGAAAGAGAGCATtcttaattatcaattattacatGTAAATAATTCTACATCTTAGTACataattccataataataaaattgaaattagaatgataacaattaaattagattgaaataaaagaaacactACTATCATACATATGTAAGTGCAcacgtataatttaaattatgatTGCCGCCAATCACTTCTACATTATCGACAGATGgaaaatattaatacttttGCGTTATATATAATGTCTATGGTAAAACtagtatttatttttaactcatgtatatacatatttattaatttttactacgaaactcaataatattaatgaaaaactgatattattaataacgttaaaagcattactacatgtaaaagttaTTAACAAGTATAAAACAATTTGCAAACATATTATAAAACTACAGAAAAGCTATCGTAACTTATCATTATTAAACACACTTATAACTGAATAATTGTAACATACAACTTTCCAAGTATAATAACGATATTTATATGACATATATATTACTCAGGTTACAGTAACCtgagtaatataatatttgaaatccgAGAAAAATTTATCCGAGTTAATAACATATTTATCGAAGTACAGTGTCTAATTATATcgtaagtaaatattatttttatacagtaatattaaaacgttataatctTTAGAAAATCATGAcagaaatatgtatatgtacatttaaatttctaataCGCAAATTACGTACGCgtctaaaataaaattcaaaaggatttgaaaaatatgtataaatagaTAGAaggaaaataatagcaaattttatgaatacattgttaaatatttgcaattcaaaaaaattcttttttaattctttttttctaatcACGTCGATTCTAATGTATTCCGAACTAtgtattatttgtaaattaGTCAAGTAAGTCTTTACATAAAAATAATTCGTGtcattaagaaataaaattctatctGTTAATAAATACGTATTTTTCCTATTCTAATACATTTCGATCAGTTTGAAAATTTAGAAATCTGTTTAAttgcataaaaaatatataactaGTAACATAGGTCATTTATTAATAGATCATTGATAAAGCATTTCAAAACAAacagaatttttatattaactGCATTCCTATAATTTATACGTTATGCTTCTAAATTTCCatacaaaaaaatattaaaatgcagaATGTTGAAGTTTAATTGAACGGTTGaagattaaaattgaaattttcatgtAGTGATAAATGTATCATttcttaacaaatttttatcctTTTTATTTTCTCAACAAAGAAATGTTATCTTTCGATTtctaaattatattttctagggtaagaaacatatattttattttatttagataAACAAATGACAAGTACATATCACAGAAAAGATTTTAGTTTATCAAAATCTAAAACATTAAAGAATTTCGCTGTGATTTTAAAACCcatatatttcattattaattattattcataAGTGGAAActgtaaaaaggaaaaagatattCGCTCTTTGGAATTAAGTAAGTTAATCTCTATATTTCTCTATATTACGATATTAGATTATATGAATAAAACATATGTCCAAAAATTGTCTCTGATAACTGATTTTTTATCTTTGTAGACTCagcataattattttttcaggTACACATTTCGATGATGTAATTGCAGACGTGCGGATTATACCACAAAATTGAATGTATATTTAGACTCATGTTGTGTTTCAAATGTTAACAGGAATAAATATAGTAGATGTAACCgtgctaaatatatatattgccTTACCTTTTATCGCCTTTTCAAGCattgtattttaaaatttctgtcaattttatgttaaaattctatttcaatttatacaattactATCTACACAATACCACGCGTGTCTAAATGTTTGAAAGCCTCAACTTTTGTTGAGTGGCTGAGGCAAACTGAAAGAGCCTAGACCCTGTTCTTTATCTGTTTTATCGATGTAGATCACAAGCAAAGCTATCAAGTTAATAAATATCTACCTTATCGATACTTTTGATCGTTATGTTATCACCATACCTCTGTATTGTATCTAACAGTAAGTAATGATTGTAATGATTACTACAATGATTGGGGTTAGATTAATCTAACATTGTACTACAAATattaatagatataaataaataagctCTTTTTAAAACAGGatatttttacgtttattttgtataacataataaaaaatattgatggaagataataaatattaattgtataaaattataaaattgtatttttttacattttaaatagGTATTCATTTGTCAAATGCAAACGAGCTAAGTATTTTACTTGAGGAACGTTTTGGTTCGTTATGTTGTTCATTCTCCAgacttaattttctttttttcgattcCGAGGTCTCCGAAGTATTACTGTTTTGTGAACCTGTACTCTCTTCTTTGTATCTTGCCAAGGCAGTTTTTGTTAAATCTGCAGCACTCAACTCGGGAAATTCCTCCTGcaaactttttttatttctagcATACCAACTGATAAACGTTTCTTTCTTTGGTCCATCTTTTGCCTCTTTTGTTTTCGACTTTAAAGGTATAGGTGTTAGTGCTGTTAACTTCTGTGGTTTTTCTGGAGTTATTTCTAACCCAGCTAATCctattttacattaaaaataaaatttgaaaatataattaaaccaAAATAACTCTCCCCATTTCACCCCCCATTTTAGTAATAATACCTTTTGTCGCCGGAGAATTTCCACTTTTTAAAAAAGGATTACTTCTTCTTATTGATAATGATTCAGTCATAGATAACGGTTTAATTTCTATATCTGGCTTTTTCGTAATAGTTAATGAAGGTGTGGGCTCTTCAATATCATTATTCGATTCTTCATCGTCACTTTTATTGACATTTTCATCATTGTTGTCATTATTTTCTATGtcctccttcttttcttctacctttATATCAGCAATCGACTCCAATTTATTGGATAAAGCTATTCGATTTATTCTTCGTGCATATTTAATTGCCAATTCTATAACTTTTTCTGAAGCGATTTGTTCGCATAATTCTACCGCTCGATACTCCAAATTACTTCGGCAAGCAagctaattaaataaaattaataaatacgtAGAAAGATACatcaataatttataaatttaataaaccacaaatattaaatttaccgCAATAAGAGACAGCACTGCTTCGTTCTCTTCTGGAGGACTGGTTCCTAACTTCCATAATTTTAGTTCTTTTTCCGTTTTCTCAGTTTCAGGTTCACAAAGCGGCAGATGTAACGATATTTCTGTTATTACTGGGCGAGGTGTAGTTGGCGGATAATGACTTCCCTTGCATAAAATGCAACGAGCGATACTTTGTTGTTCGTTTATCccaattataaaataatgatCTGCTTTACCCTTAGACTGTTCCAAATTTATTAATGTAATATAACGGATGTAATGTAGTGAAATATATTTCTTACTTGTTCACTCATATCACTGGCCACTTTCCATAAAGAAGACTTTTTATTATATACTCTTATAACATCATCAGCATCCATTGTTACGGGGGATCCAAAATCGGTAATTCCTAACCACATTAATTCTGATGATGATGACAAAGGGAGACATAGTGTTCGACTAATTAAATTTACTCCCCGAATTTGAATTGACAGTAAATTCATACACTGATCTCCTGACGCCCCTATTTAAATATCTCATTTTTAACAAGaacttgttaaaaaataaaaagtaaaaatgatcaaaataccTGTTCCAGTATGATAAGCAAGTACTAAATTATTTTTCAGTCCATTCATTGCTACTACAGGACCCGGCAGAGCTACAATTTCACGCTGGGTGCCTCCTACAGTAAAAATTCTTAAATGTCTCCTGGACGTTGCAAGTGCTACAAAATTATCACCAGCTGCAATACAATGTCCTTCTTCATCTTCAGGAAGATCTAATGACCATTCTTTATTTCCAGAACCCCAAcctatttttcatttaattatactttttaaataaattgaataaatctGGTTCAAGCAATAATTATGTATAGTATTAACCTTGTAATGCTATTACAACAAGTTTGCTTCGTGTATCACTACTTGATGGACAATTTAATGCAAATGCTTCTGGTGATAAAGCAGCTATTGTGTGTCTTAAGTAATTATTGATATGCATACTACGATGTACTGCCGCATCGTGAAATTCTACTTCAATACTAGATTCGTCTCCATCTTCAGATGTAAAGCATCTTACCATACCCGTATCATTCCACACCTATATATTATGAAAACTAacattttaatatatgtatgtatatatttgtacatatataatgattcatattataatttacaaaaaattttaCCATAAATCGAGATAACAAATGTACTGGTGATGAACCAGGTTGAAATGGTGGTTGTAAATGAATTTCAGGTATAAAAACATTTGCACCATGTTGTGATTTTTCAGACACTACATCGGAATGACTTTTTTGGTCATCTTCAAGTTCTATTGATGCCttaattttgtttaaagatATAACATTTTCACcgtcatcatcgtcatcatcatctTCTGGAATATCAACATTACTATCTTCGACATCTCCATTTGTTTCTAAAGGTAATTCATTACTTGTTGTTCTATTGGGAATTAtctaaacatataaaaatgatatatttatttttaaagctttaaaaataatatatatgttttaCATATATGTACCTACAACATCAATACATCCCAATTGGCCTAAAGAGTCACAGAATGCAATTTCATCTGATTTATCAATATTCCAAGATAATGCAGTAATTTTAGCATTCTGTTGATGCCCAATATAGCCAATTAATTCTTTACTTTTTACATCCCAAACAACTATTTCTCCTTGTACTGAACTAGCAGCTAATAATGTGCCACATTCGGAAAACTTACATATATTAATTTCCTTAAATgaagataataatataatagaatacatattatattaaataaaatatttagataaaaGACAGCATACAGTTTTCATATTAATACATTTTAAACGGAACAATTCCTTCCAAGAAGATCTTTCAACTATAACTACATCTTTTGCACAAGGATATGCAAGATAACTTCCATCCTTAGGATGAAATGAAGGCACATTATACATTTTAGCTGTAAAAAATGAATTACATTTGGGCACAACATTGGCCCAAATATTTGCAACACGTTTTTCTTTAATATTCCATACTCGTATTGTACCATCTGCACTTGATGATGCCTacataaatcaaatattataaaaggtATCATTACATAAAAACAGAAAACACATCGAGTATATATTTTACCACAAACTCTTCTTTTGGATCCAAAGACAAACCTAGTATAGGAGCTTCATGACCTATTAGTTCTATGTTATCTGATGTATTAATATCCGTAACTTGTATTCTCATATCACTACAATGtaatatgtattaaatatatattaattaaaaattattaaaatgctTTATGCATATTTTACATACCACCCTCCTGAGActataatattactattttttgttGTTGCTAATGCTGAAACAGGTGCTGAAAATCTAGTAACTATTCCTTCTTTTTCAAGATCTGGATAACTAAGAActtgaattgtattattatcattgccaacaaatatttttccattctgAAATCATTGaaagattttttaaaaaattatgaatatcaataagtatataaaaatagatttcataattaatattttcatttaatatttctacCTTTGATACAACTGATATAGCCTGTTCTGAGACACAACATGCACTTGGATCATCATCCATTA
The Bombus vancouverensis nearcticus chromosome 6, iyBomVanc1_principal, whole genome shotgun sequence DNA segment above includes these coding regions:
- the LOC117159759 gene encoding WD repeat and HMG-box DNA-binding protein 1 → MPLIKKPMRYAHPEGHTDVCYFTGEKGGLVTCGSDGDVRSWLNLMDDDPSACCVSEQAISVVSKNGKIFVGNDNNTIQVLSYPDLEKEGIVTRFSAPVSALATTKNSNIIVSGGCDMRIQVTDINTSDNIELIGHEAPILGLSLDPKEEFVASSSADGTIRVWNIKEKRVANIWANVVPKCNSFFTAKMYNVPSFHPKDGSYLAYPCAKDVVIVERSSWKELFRLKCINMKTEINICKFSECGTLLAASSVQGEIVVWDVKSKELIGYIGHQQNAKITALSWNIDKSDEIAFCDSLGQLGCIDVIIPNRTTSNELPLETNGDVEDSNVDIPEDDDDDDDGENVISLNKIKASIELEDDQKSHSDVVSEKSQHGANVFIPEIHLQPPFQPGSSPVHLLSRFMVWNDTGMVRCFTSEDGDESSIEVEFHDAAVHRSMHINNYLRHTIAALSPEAFALNCPSSSDTRSKLVVIALQGWGSGNKEWSLDLPEDEEGHCIAAGDNFVALATSRRHLRIFTVGGTQREIVALPGPVVAMNGLKNNLVLAYHTGTGASGDQCMNLLSIQIRGVNLISRTLCLPLSSSSELMWLGITDFGSPVTMDADDVIRVYNKKSSLWKVASDMSEQSKGKADHYFIIGINEQQSIARCILCKGSHYPPTTPRPVITEISLHLPLCEPETEKTEKELKLWKLGTSPPEENEAVLSLIALACRSNLEYRAVELCEQIASEKVIELAIKYARRINRIALSNKLESIADIKVEEKKEDIENNDNNDENVNKSDDEESNNDIEEPTPSLTITKKPDIEIKPLSMTESLSIRRSNPFLKSGNSPATKGLAGLEITPEKPQKLTALTPIPLKSKTKEAKDGPKKETFISWYARNKKSLQEEFPELSAADLTKTALARYKEESTGSQNSNTSETSESKKRKLKHAPLDVIQNAMGVMGPWHIVIAVALSLVKFPVAWHQLSIVFLAPPTNFTCAAPISATNVSTIMKCYIDVGNGTMEKCTSFKYDRRTFKESIITQWDLVCDREQLANFVQSCIMFGVLIGNLVFSIMADRIGRKKPLMIAIGLQSLTGFISAFVPWFELFVIFKFISAVATGGTMLVSFVLLMEIVGIEWRSIMSVLFHVPFLLGHLMNPLISYLTHTWDGFQMAVSIPSLFLLSYYWIIPESPRWLLAVGKLSKAEQILVKAAGRNKIPIENVKIAIETYESNIGLRHKQSKEKYNITHLFRTPNLRLKTICVCFNWFVCGTCFFGLAQYMGYIDGNIFVNVAVSAAVELPGTIVVLFLISRVSRLRILISGNLLSAASLLLLAVISNSNFTVLLATLGLAGMSLSFPTIYLYSSEVFPTVIRNVGVGLGSVCARVGSMIAPYIATMGKVAPWLPPLIFGTGPLLGALLCFLLPETMNCELPETIEDGENFGKKQTKKAATK